The Fimbriimonas ginsengisoli Gsoil 348 genome window below encodes:
- a CDS encoding AAA-like domain-containing protein — protein sequence MIDRGEFFEPGGTLPPGSASYVMRRADEETTAALLSSEFVFILDSRQKGKSSLIVRSLERLHERGITTLRIDLQRLGTNLQPEQWYAGLLHSIGQELNLTAVLFRYWKERTDFGPSFRFFGAIEEVVLPSITGPVVVFVDEVDFVQALPFSADEFFAAIRECYNRRASSPEFRRLSFCLAGVAAPSQLIHNEDVTPFNVGRRIELTDFTLEETDAYSAELSRHGRDGKAILRRIHYWVSGHPYLTQLLAFLVVTDASVVKPSDVDALVERRLLSSEARQREPNIADAERRLLEASLPGVSKEESRNQLLEVYRLLLRRNLISAHHEEALISTLLLSGIAVEEAGTLRIRNRLYRTLFDERWRRTNLPDAEVRRQRAASAGATRRVAGISLALLSAVSLVAVWLLALTRDRDRALAESRRLSRENTKIAYQSSMALASERIQEGSYLKARQLIESQRKSPQRGWEWGFLNATLGEPTVLRPPEIPGRSQVFSYSAWIEGGSLIEARDRDLLVNGKRVASVANPTSLVRLAYWLRLTRDEHPLLDRVRAGIGVFSAVLSETMSLSGDMRTVVLGSRKARGFTLVDRVNGQRRFVDTPVEPMGLTFSHDGRLLSIIGMGDQPLLYNIATHKSTPVSGVFSPDDKLIASLKLSPILSIMRTVDGSTVARLAGHTAPVMDTLWLRSDPNKIVTCSYDGTARIWDVAQQKLLNLFVSDRSGLYSVDMSPDGRTILATTQEKGLLRWDTDSKPPLQKILVHRLDVLSIKTSPTGTRAITTSRDGTAVLLDIASGSPVATYRVGVPLAALPAVFSNDGGLLALVDNDGTILFIEPRGGRVLRRLSIPGKHPVAAAFSPKEGIAFPLLGGGIAYLSDWRANPVLFASPSFVCNRLCFSPDGKTVAVSSIGGDVALLEPKTMKTVRLVKKLASMVTDIEFSGNGKWLSASCRDSNGYLFPLDGSGREQILRGHGARLWQARFSPDSSKVLSTSYDGTARIWNVKDGSQGPILQHGSWVSAAEWSPDGRRIVTSCADRYVRIFDADDGFEILKLSGHTDSVLDAEFTRDGKTLVTSSADHTVRFWRSERITPTRVGSAPGTAGKRAP from the coding sequence GTGATCGATCGCGGCGAGTTCTTTGAACCTGGGGGGACTTTGCCGCCCGGCTCCGCCAGTTATGTGATGAGGCGAGCCGACGAAGAAACGACGGCGGCGCTGTTGTCCTCCGAATTCGTTTTCATCCTGGACTCAAGGCAAAAGGGAAAGTCGTCTCTCATCGTTCGGTCTCTGGAGCGACTGCACGAGCGCGGCATCACCACGCTCCGAATCGACCTCCAGCGCCTGGGGACGAACCTACAGCCCGAGCAGTGGTACGCGGGGCTGCTTCACTCGATTGGCCAAGAGCTCAATCTGACGGCCGTTCTCTTCCGATACTGGAAAGAGAGAACCGATTTCGGCCCTTCTTTCAGGTTCTTCGGAGCGATCGAGGAGGTCGTCCTTCCTTCAATAACTGGACCGGTCGTGGTCTTTGTGGACGAGGTCGACTTTGTGCAGGCGCTTCCGTTCTCCGCCGATGAGTTCTTCGCCGCCATTCGCGAGTGCTACAACCGCCGGGCCAGTTCACCGGAGTTTCGCCGCCTCAGCTTCTGTTTGGCCGGGGTGGCAGCCCCGAGCCAGCTCATCCACAACGAAGACGTGACGCCGTTCAACGTCGGCCGCCGGATCGAGCTGACCGACTTCACCTTGGAGGAGACCGATGCTTACTCCGCGGAGTTATCGCGGCATGGGCGCGATGGCAAAGCGATCTTGCGCCGGATTCACTATTGGGTGAGCGGACACCCTTACCTAACCCAGCTGTTGGCGTTTTTGGTGGTGACCGACGCGAGCGTCGTCAAACCGAGCGACGTCGACGCGCTTGTCGAGCGCCGGCTGCTGAGCTCGGAGGCACGCCAGAGAGAGCCGAATATCGCGGATGCCGAAAGACGCTTACTCGAGGCGTCCTTGCCCGGAGTATCGAAGGAGGAATCGCGCAACCAGCTTCTGGAGGTGTATCGCCTGCTGCTTCGCCGGAATCTCATTTCGGCCCACCACGAGGAAGCGCTCATTTCGACTCTGCTCCTCTCAGGCATCGCGGTCGAGGAAGCGGGGACGCTGCGGATCCGAAACCGGCTCTATCGCACGCTCTTCGACGAACGCTGGCGCCGGACTAACCTTCCCGATGCCGAAGTTCGACGTCAACGCGCGGCTTCGGCCGGCGCGACTCGAAGAGTCGCGGGGATTTCGCTTGCGCTTTTATCGGCGGTCTCCCTGGTCGCGGTTTGGCTGCTGGCGCTCACTCGTGACCGAGACCGGGCTCTCGCGGAAAGCCGGCGTCTCTCGCGCGAAAACACCAAGATCGCTTATCAAAGCTCGATGGCGCTGGCCTCCGAGCGGATTCAGGAAGGGAGCTATCTCAAGGCGCGCCAGCTAATCGAAAGCCAGCGTAAGTCGCCGCAACGGGGCTGGGAATGGGGGTTCCTGAACGCCACTTTAGGGGAACCGACGGTATTGCGCCCTCCGGAAATCCCGGGCCGCTCCCAAGTTTTCTCGTATTCCGCCTGGATAGAAGGTGGCTCGCTCATCGAGGCCCGCGATCGCGACCTTCTGGTTAACGGGAAGCGTGTCGCCTCCGTAGCCAACCCAACTAGCCTGGTTCGCCTTGCTTACTGGCTTCGCCTCACTCGCGACGAACATCCTCTCCTTGACCGAGTCCGAGCCGGTATCGGAGTCTTCTCTGCCGTGCTAAGCGAGACGATGAGCCTAAGCGGCGATATGCGAACGGTCGTCCTCGGAAGCCGAAAAGCGAGAGGATTTACATTGGTCGACCGAGTTAACGGCCAACGCAGATTTGTAGACACGCCGGTGGAGCCCATGGGACTCACCTTCTCTCACGATGGCCGGCTACTTTCCATCATCGGCATGGGCGACCAGCCCCTCTTGTATAACATCGCAACTCATAAGAGCACCCCGGTAAGCGGTGTCTTCAGTCCGGACGACAAGCTGATCGCGTCATTGAAACTGTCACCCATCCTGTCGATCATGCGGACCGTCGACGGATCGACCGTCGCTCGCCTCGCGGGCCATACCGCTCCCGTCATGGACACGCTGTGGCTGCGCAGCGACCCGAATAAGATCGTTACCTGCAGTTACGACGGAACGGCCCGCATCTGGGACGTCGCCCAGCAAAAACTCCTCAATCTCTTTGTAAGCGACCGATCCGGGTTATACAGCGTCGATATGAGCCCCGACGGCCGAACCATCCTCGCCACCACGCAGGAAAAGGGGCTGTTGCGTTGGGACACCGATTCAAAACCGCCGCTTCAAAAAATCTTGGTTCACCGATTGGACGTGCTTTCCATCAAGACGTCGCCAACCGGAACGCGGGCAATCACCACTTCGAGAGATGGAACGGCTGTCCTCTTGGATATCGCCTCGGGAAGTCCAGTCGCCACCTATAGGGTAGGCGTGCCCCTCGCGGCGCTCCCCGCGGTGTTCTCCAACGATGGTGGACTGTTAGCCCTCGTCGACAACGACGGAACGATTTTGTTTATCGAGCCCCGGGGAGGCCGAGTGTTGCGCCGCTTGAGTATTCCCGGCAAACATCCGGTTGCCGCGGCGTTCTCGCCCAAAGAAGGGATAGCCTTTCCGCTGCTCGGCGGTGGAATTGCGTACTTGTCCGATTGGCGAGCCAATCCGGTCTTGTTTGCCTCGCCATCTTTCGTCTGCAACCGCCTCTGTTTTTCCCCGGACGGGAAAACGGTCGCGGTTAGCTCTATTGGCGGCGACGTCGCGCTTCTCGAACCAAAGACGATGAAGACGGTGCGTCTCGTGAAAAAGCTTGCCTCGATGGTTACCGACATCGAATTCTCCGGCAATGGAAAGTGGCTTTCGGCCTCATGCCGCGACTCCAACGGCTACCTGTTTCCCCTCGATGGTTCGGGACGAGAGCAGATCCTCCGGGGGCACGGCGCGAGGCTTTGGCAAGCGAGATTCTCACCGGATAGCTCAAAAGTGCTCAGCACCTCCTACGACGGAACGGCCCGCATCTGGAACGTGAAAGACGGCTCGCAGGGACCGATCCTGCAGCACGGGTCGTGGGTCTCGGCCGCGGAGTGGTCGCCCGATGGCCGGCGTATCGTTACCTCGTGCGCGGATCGCTACGTCCGCATCTTCGACGCCGACGACGGATTCGAGATCCTAAAACTGAGTGGGCACACCGACTCTGTCCTCGACGCCGAATTTACGCGCGATGGAAAAACATTGGTGACGTCCAGCGCGGACCACACGGTCCGCTTCTGGCGTAGCGAGAGGATCACCCCGACCCGAGTAGGTAGCGCTCCAGGAACGGCCGGTAAGCGGGCACCCTGA
- a CDS encoding redoxin domain-containing protein yields MIPNAVLLTAACLFWGPPGPQNDTVQLAPTFSVTDLKNERVDNTRFRGRTTVLFVFCECRECRLVAEEWSRRARSAVVQTFACYSGKTDEVKKMANAWPGGNDSTRFLVDPKFTIAEKYRALPCPAAFVIDGSGRLRYSSKETAGELESDPKIIVDQILDSVSDIKSGRPVTLAPRAAGAKKTLVPVETSANIRRDDHTISNVISAPRSDKEATVERQFQFRNPSRAPVRIDQVVSSCGCSDAGLLIGESMASSGTVLPGKSVRVRVRLKVAPNYTGQRSVQVWLLAKGTSVPLGCIQIEVHGAS; encoded by the coding sequence ATGATTCCAAACGCGGTTTTGCTCACCGCGGCCTGTCTCTTCTGGGGGCCTCCGGGCCCCCAGAACGATACCGTCCAACTCGCCCCCACCTTCTCCGTCACCGACCTGAAGAACGAGCGTGTGGATAACACCCGATTCAGGGGCCGCACCACGGTGCTTTTTGTGTTCTGCGAATGTCGGGAATGCCGCCTGGTGGCCGAAGAATGGTCGCGACGGGCTCGAAGTGCGGTCGTCCAGACGTTTGCCTGTTACTCGGGAAAGACCGACGAGGTCAAGAAGATGGCCAACGCGTGGCCGGGAGGCAACGATTCCACTCGGTTCCTCGTCGATCCGAAGTTCACCATCGCCGAGAAGTACCGGGCTCTCCCCTGTCCGGCCGCTTTCGTGATCGACGGTTCGGGCCGCCTCCGATACTCCAGCAAAGAGACGGCGGGAGAGCTCGAGTCGGACCCGAAGATCATCGTAGATCAAATCTTGGATTCCGTATCCGATATCAAGTCCGGGCGCCCGGTGACACTGGCCCCACGCGCCGCCGGCGCGAAGAAGACCTTGGTCCCCGTTGAGACATCCGCGAATATCCGGCGGGACGACCATACGATCTCCAACGTGATTTCCGCCCCCCGGTCCGATAAAGAAGCCACCGTCGAGCGGCAGTTCCAATTCCGCAATCCGTCGAGGGCGCCGGTACGGATCGACCAAGTTGTCAGCTCGTGCGGTTGCAGCGACGCTGGTCTGCTGATCGGAGAGTCGATGGCTTCCTCCGGCACCGTTCTACCGGGTAAGAGCGTTCGCGTTCGGGTCCGGCTAAAGGTCGCCCCGAATTACACCGGGCAGAGATCCGTACAAGTCTGGCTACTGGCAAAAGGCACGTCCGTTCCGCTTGGATGCATTCAGATCGAGGTTCACGGAGCGTCCTGA
- a CDS encoding SLBB domain-containing protein produces MQQRKQTVSSKLSIRHLLVVAFGFALIAGSIPVTAFGSQSTGAAATGAAATGAAATGAQATGAATTGAAATGAGATGAQATGAATTGAATTGAQATGAATTGAQTTGAPTTGAPTTGAQTTGAPTTGAQTTGAATTGTPTTGVATTGAQTTGTPTTGTPTAGATTAMVQTGGVATAGASTANNPNAAGTNPGLVGSPAGGVVNTYVPFRTYGFQFFEGARKAVELRRASGLPQTTIPLGGLQGIAGPEGQQTVNNPVPERYQLGPGDSLIVRYSSPTMEPKTAEVQVDTRGYVVIPETGTQVVARGQTLSQFESRLRQEMATSIRNVTLSVTLKELRTISIVILGDSYAPGTYQVPSSVTMFSALYASGGPADTGSMRRILLRRANTPTRVIDLYRFFIKGDASQDVPIQPGDVIQIEPSEARVEARGEVKRPAIYELLPTEHLKDLLSYAGGIRANAVAQKVSVQTVRPGVARQLIDVNLLRNGTADNPSLFDGDVVDVFSIRADVTNMVTIDGDVDQPRQFQITPGMRVSTLVENARGVRPDASLARADLFRLNPDYSLTLIPINLGQALRHDLNADVVLKPNDRLVVYKVSELQWTGEHQVEIIGAVQRPGAFVRAQGMTIRDLLIQAGGLLPDAYGDVAFLQRRNADGTPGQLFRLNIGRIANGDTRQNLVLEDRDVLRISTLQEFQAQPDQLVEIAGAVQRPGQFPRSANMTVRDLLQLAGNETLDASSRIFLQRTQPNGLPGQLFQLDLGRVRSGDPTQNLPLEPRDRLTLYTISQIGFVGPQTVEVSGAVQRPNVFPRSTNMRVGDLIALAGGVMPNTYLDRAYLQRTNPDNTPGPMLVVDLQAVLAGNPAANILLEDRDKLNVFTKEMAQVQGDKTVEITGSVQRPAIYPRSANMTVKDLIEFSGGLTPKAYLEKAWLQRVNPDNTQGPLVPLDLRQVMAGDPKANLVLQDRDRLSVYTKEMVSFHVDELVEIKGAVQRPSVFPKSSNMTLKDLFELAGGPLPTAADTVEIAHAYTPRGTPFQRIRLADILSGVPSANAQLQSGDVVILAEKSDVRVRPRVVTVLGQVAFPGPYLLTGSDDRLSNVIKRAGGLTANAFPDGAEFDRDPSKLATPLQLKIQPDLAETLRLVSEDEYKRAAALADMDRLRIVFSNGSSINGATSPILPGGIPGAQGPTTGISVDNALGHALSSEAATKARVLGPKELLPSGNLNVNLSGAVRHPGSHDDTVLQDGDVIIIPEMPTTVSVTGAVVRSSSIVFEEGKGLDYYLQKAAGMTNDADPKSTIIVRASGALDRYRKGVRIRAGDNILVPTKVQAIRLAERQNALATITQSVTSAGITLALIRSLTR; encoded by the coding sequence ATGCAACAGCGAAAACAAACTGTTTCCAGCAAACTTTCCATCCGGCATTTACTGGTCGTAGCGTTCGGCTTCGCGCTCATCGCCGGATCGATACCGGTAACCGCATTTGGCAGTCAGTCGACCGGCGCCGCCGCTACTGGAGCTGCCGCCACCGGCGCTGCTGCAACCGGGGCGCAGGCGACCGGAGCCGCTACGACCGGAGCCGCCGCGACCGGAGCGGGCGCTACTGGAGCGCAAGCGACCGGGGCCGCCACTACCGGCGCCGCCACCACTGGAGCTCAAGCCACCGGAGCCGCGACCACGGGAGCCCAAACCACCGGAGCGCCGACCACCGGAGCACCCACGACAGGTGCGCAAACGACAGGCGCGCCCACGACTGGCGCCCAAACAACCGGCGCTGCGACAACCGGAACGCCGACGACCGGCGTCGCCACCACCGGCGCGCAGACCACCGGAACGCCGACGACGGGAACGCCGACGGCCGGGGCTACCACGGCCATGGTCCAAACCGGCGGCGTCGCTACCGCGGGCGCATCGACCGCCAACAACCCGAATGCCGCCGGCACCAACCCCGGTCTGGTCGGATCACCCGCAGGTGGCGTTGTGAACACCTACGTTCCGTTCCGAACCTACGGTTTCCAATTCTTCGAAGGGGCGCGAAAGGCGGTCGAGCTGCGACGAGCGAGCGGCCTCCCTCAAACGACAATTCCGCTTGGCGGACTGCAAGGGATCGCCGGCCCTGAGGGCCAGCAAACCGTCAATAACCCAGTGCCGGAGCGATACCAGCTCGGACCGGGCGACAGTCTCATCGTTCGCTACTCCAGCCCGACGATGGAGCCCAAGACCGCCGAGGTCCAGGTCGACACCCGCGGCTACGTGGTCATACCGGAAACCGGGACCCAGGTCGTAGCGCGCGGACAGACCCTCTCCCAATTTGAGAGCCGGCTTCGCCAGGAAATGGCGACCAGCATCCGCAACGTCACGCTTAGCGTGACCCTGAAAGAGCTTCGGACGATTTCGATCGTCATCCTCGGCGACTCGTACGCCCCTGGCACCTATCAGGTCCCGTCCAGCGTCACGATGTTCAGCGCGCTGTACGCTTCCGGCGGACCGGCGGACACCGGTTCCATGCGCCGCATCCTTCTGCGGCGGGCGAACACGCCGACTCGTGTGATCGACCTGTACCGTTTCTTTATCAAGGGAGACGCGAGCCAGGACGTGCCGATCCAGCCCGGCGACGTCATCCAGATCGAACCCTCGGAGGCGCGAGTAGAAGCGCGAGGCGAAGTCAAGCGCCCCGCCATCTATGAGCTTCTGCCGACGGAGCATCTGAAAGATCTTCTTTCTTATGCAGGGGGCATTCGCGCCAACGCGGTCGCACAAAAGGTCTCCGTGCAAACCGTTCGGCCCGGGGTTGCCCGCCAGCTCATCGACGTCAATCTCCTTCGAAACGGAACGGCCGACAACCCCTCCCTTTTCGACGGCGACGTCGTCGACGTCTTCAGCATCCGAGCCGATGTCACCAACATGGTGACGATCGACGGCGACGTCGACCAGCCCCGGCAGTTCCAGATCACCCCCGGCATGCGCGTTTCGACCCTGGTCGAGAACGCCCGCGGAGTTCGACCCGACGCCAGTCTGGCGCGTGCCGACCTCTTCCGGCTCAATCCCGATTACTCTCTGACCCTGATCCCGATCAACCTCGGGCAAGCGCTCAGGCACGACCTAAACGCGGACGTGGTTCTCAAGCCGAACGACCGGCTGGTCGTCTACAAGGTGTCGGAGCTCCAATGGACCGGCGAGCACCAGGTCGAGATCATCGGCGCGGTGCAGCGACCCGGCGCGTTCGTTCGCGCTCAGGGAATGACGATTCGCGACCTTCTCATTCAGGCCGGCGGCCTCCTGCCCGACGCGTACGGCGACGTTGCATTCCTGCAGCGCCGCAATGCCGACGGTACGCCCGGTCAACTCTTCCGACTTAACATCGGCCGTATCGCTAACGGCGATACGCGACAGAATCTCGTCCTCGAAGATCGCGACGTTCTGAGAATCAGCACGCTCCAGGAGTTCCAGGCTCAGCCCGATCAGCTCGTGGAAATCGCGGGCGCCGTTCAGCGGCCGGGCCAGTTCCCTCGATCCGCGAACATGACGGTTCGAGACCTGCTCCAGCTTGCCGGTAACGAGACGCTCGACGCCTCGTCGAGAATCTTCCTGCAGCGAACGCAGCCGAACGGTCTTCCCGGTCAATTGTTCCAGCTCGACCTTGGTCGAGTCCGCAGCGGCGATCCGACGCAGAACCTGCCCTTGGAGCCAAGGGACCGGTTGACCCTTTACACGATCTCGCAAATCGGCTTCGTCGGCCCGCAGACCGTCGAAGTTTCCGGAGCCGTTCAACGGCCCAACGTCTTTCCGCGCTCGACGAATATGCGAGTTGGGGACCTGATCGCCCTCGCCGGCGGCGTGATGCCCAACACGTACCTGGATCGGGCATACCTGCAGCGCACCAATCCAGATAACACCCCCGGGCCGATGCTTGTCGTCGACCTTCAGGCCGTACTCGCCGGCAATCCGGCGGCGAACATCCTTCTCGAAGACCGCGACAAGCTGAATGTCTTCACCAAGGAGATGGCGCAGGTTCAGGGCGACAAGACGGTCGAAATCACCGGCTCGGTTCAACGGCCGGCGATCTATCCGCGGTCGGCCAACATGACGGTCAAGGACCTCATCGAGTTCTCCGGCGGCCTGACGCCGAAGGCTTACTTGGAGAAGGCTTGGCTCCAGCGGGTCAATCCGGACAACACCCAGGGACCGCTCGTTCCGTTGGACCTTAGGCAGGTCATGGCCGGCGATCCGAAAGCCAATCTGGTGCTTCAGGATCGGGATCGGTTGTCGGTCTACACCAAGGAAATGGTGTCGTTCCACGTCGATGAGCTGGTGGAGATCAAAGGAGCGGTTCAGCGCCCGTCGGTCTTCCCCAAATCGAGCAACATGACCCTGAAGGATCTGTTCGAGCTGGCCGGCGGACCGCTGCCGACCGCCGCGGACACGGTTGAAATCGCGCATGCCTATACGCCGCGCGGCACGCCGTTCCAGCGGATTCGCTTGGCGGATATCCTGAGTGGAGTCCCGAGCGCAAATGCTCAGCTCCAATCCGGCGACGTCGTCATTCTTGCTGAGAAGAGCGACGTTCGGGTGCGGCCGCGAGTCGTCACCGTCCTTGGTCAGGTCGCCTTCCCCGGCCCCTACCTCCTCACCGGCTCCGACGACCGTCTGAGCAATGTGATTAAGCGAGCCGGCGGCCTCACGGCGAACGCGTTCCCCGATGGAGCGGAGTTCGATCGCGATCCGTCGAAGCTCGCGACCCCGCTTCAGCTCAAGATCCAGCCGGATCTTGCGGAGACGCTGCGGTTGGTCTCGGAGGACGAGTACAAACGCGCAGCGGCTCTTGCCGATATGGACCGGTTGCGCATCGTGTTCTCGAACGGTAGTTCCATCAACGGTGCCACCTCGCCGATTCTGCCCGGAGGAATCCCAGGCGCCCAAGGCCCGACGACGGGGATCTCCGTCGACAACGCCCTTGGCCACGCTCTTAGCAGTGAGGCGGCCACCAAGGCTCGCGTCCTGGGTCCGAAGGAGCTGCTCCCCTCGGGGAACCTGAACGTGAACCTCTCGGGCGCGGTTCGCCATCCGGGTAGCCATGACGACACGGTTCTGCAAGACGGTGACGTGATTATCATCCCGGAGATGCCGACCACGGTTAGCGTCACGGGCGCGGTCGTCCGTTCTTCGTCCATCGTGTTCGAAGAGGGTAAGGGGCTGGACTACTACCTCCAGAAGGCGGCTGGTATGACGAACGACGCCGATCCTAAATCGACGATCATCGTCCGCGCCTCCG